A single Paratractidigestivibacter faecalis DNA region contains:
- a CDS encoding ribosome maturation factor RimP, with product MPKEGAEKGIIAALEAKGAEHGIDIVNVEVVGATKNPCVRVRIDHADEQAPTITLDEVTAETGWISDAIDELDPFPAAFTLEVSSPGLDRPLRRERDFVRFAGSDVSLSTTATEGRRKFSGRLEGVEDGRVVLTCDAERVEVPLDEVKKCKVRPDFSNSGK from the coding sequence ATGCCCAAGGAGGGTGCCGAGAAGGGCATCATCGCCGCGCTCGAGGCCAAGGGGGCAGAGCACGGCATTGACATCGTCAACGTCGAGGTGGTGGGTGCCACCAAGAACCCCTGCGTCCGAGTGCGCATCGACCACGCGGACGAGCAGGCCCCGACCATCACGCTCGACGAGGTCACCGCGGAGACCGGCTGGATCTCCGACGCCATCGACGAGCTGGACCCCTTCCCGGCCGCGTTCACCCTCGAGGTGAGCTCCCCGGGCCTGGACCGCCCGCTGCGCCGCGAGCGCGACTTCGTCCGCTTCGCCGGCTCCGACGTCAGCCTCTCCACCACGGCCACCGAGGGGCGCCGCAAGTTCTCCGGGCGCCTGGAGGGCGTGGAGGACGGCCGCGTGGTCCTCACCTGTGACGCAGAGCGCGTCGAGGTCCCCCTCGACGAGGTCAAGAAGTGCAAGGTCAGGCCCGACTTCTCCAACTCGGGCAAGTAG